From Herbiconiux flava, one genomic window encodes:
- a CDS encoding LacI family DNA-binding transcriptional regulator: MSGRPTIHDVAAAAGVSVSTVSKAVNGRYGISSETTQRVLQVVEELGYESSLIASSMRSRRTGVIGVLVADFEPFSAEILKGVAAALHDSRYDLLAYSGSRQNNSTGWERRSLSRLSGTLIDGAILVTPTVVGVTADVPIVAVDPHTGRADLPTVESDSFGGALLATRYLIELGHRRIAFVAGRPDLRSSNLRDAGYRRALEEAGIPFDPALVRVGLYEKEIARETATSLLSSPDRPTAVFAANDLSAIATIQTAAELGLDVPGDLSVVGFDDVPEAARLNPPLTTVRQPMQSIGASAAELLIGLMAGETPARTHITLPTRLVRRATTAPPPPLAR, translated from the coding sequence GTGAGCGGGCGGCCGACCATCCACGACGTCGCCGCGGCGGCGGGCGTGTCGGTGTCGACGGTGTCCAAGGCGGTCAACGGGCGCTACGGCATCTCGAGCGAGACCACGCAGCGGGTGCTGCAGGTGGTGGAGGAGCTCGGCTACGAGTCGAGCCTGATCGCGAGCAGCATGCGCTCGCGGCGGACCGGTGTGATCGGGGTGCTGGTGGCCGACTTCGAGCCGTTCAGCGCCGAGATCCTCAAGGGCGTCGCCGCCGCGCTGCACGACTCGCGCTACGACCTGCTCGCCTACAGCGGGTCGAGGCAGAACAACAGCACGGGGTGGGAGCGCCGCTCGCTGAGCCGGCTGAGCGGCACGCTGATCGACGGAGCGATCCTCGTGACGCCGACGGTCGTGGGGGTGACCGCCGACGTGCCGATCGTCGCGGTCGACCCGCACACGGGCCGCGCCGACCTGCCGACGGTGGAGTCGGACAGCTTCGGCGGCGCCCTCCTGGCCACCCGCTACCTGATCGAGCTCGGGCACCGGCGGATCGCGTTCGTGGCCGGCCGCCCCGACCTCCGCTCGTCGAACCTCCGCGACGCGGGGTACCGGCGCGCGCTGGAGGAGGCGGGCATCCCGTTCGACCCGGCGCTCGTGCGGGTCGGCCTCTACGAGAAGGAGATCGCGCGGGAGACGGCGACGTCGCTGCTCTCCTCGCCCGACCGGCCCACCGCGGTCTTCGCGGCGAACGACCTCTCGGCGATCGCGACCATCCAGACGGCGGCGGAGCTCGGCCTCGACGTGCCGGGCGACCTCTCGGTGGTCGGCTTCGACGACGTGCCCGAGGCGGCGCGCCTGAACCCGCCCCTCACCACGGTGCGCCAGCCCATGCAGTCGATCGGCGCCTCGGCGGCCGAGCTCCTGATCGGCCTGATGGCGGGCGAGACCCCGGCCCGCACCCACATCACCCTCCCCACCCGCCTCGTCCGCCGCGCGACGACGGCCCCGCCCCCGCCGCTCGCCCGCTAG
- a CDS encoding GNAT family N-acetyltransferase, with protein sequence MHLGGGVILRPLSIGDATALADAYRDNRDHLAPWDPTRTEAFFTRAGQESEIERVLHEQETGTGVPLVLVEGSRIVGRVNLSGVVRGPFLSANLGYWIDARFAGRGLMTAAVGATADLARDELGLHRIQAGTLVHNRSSQSVLERCGFTRFGLAPQYLRIAGRWQDHMLFQRILTP encoded by the coding sequence ATGCACCTGGGCGGGGGAGTGATCCTCAGACCCCTGTCGATCGGCGACGCGACGGCCCTGGCCGACGCCTACCGCGACAACCGCGACCACCTGGCGCCGTGGGATCCGACACGAACCGAGGCCTTCTTCACCCGCGCGGGACAGGAGTCCGAGATCGAGCGGGTGCTGCACGAGCAGGAGACGGGGACGGGAGTGCCGTTGGTGCTCGTGGAGGGGTCGCGCATCGTGGGCCGGGTGAATCTCTCGGGTGTCGTGCGCGGCCCGTTCCTGAGCGCGAACCTGGGGTACTGGATCGACGCCCGCTTCGCCGGCCGGGGCCTGATGACGGCCGCCGTCGGAGCGACCGCCGACCTGGCGCGTGACGAGCTCGGGCTCCACCGGATCCAGGCCGGCACCCTCGTGCACAACCGCTCGTCGCAGTCGGTGCTGGAGCGCTGCGGCTTCACCCGCTTCGGGCTCGCGCCGCAGTACCTCCGCATCGCGGGGCGCTGGCAGGACCACATGCTCTTCCAGCGCATCCTGACCCCCTAG
- a CDS encoding helix-turn-helix transcriptional regulator, whose translation MTRTDRLYALVEELRAVAPRPRSARWLADRFGVSSRTIERDLSALQQGGVPIWAEPGRTGGYCLDTTHTLAPLGFTVDEALAVMIALGALATSPFRDSAASALRKVVAVTDDHRLTETAELAARIHLLGDEKPTGAPPGLAAALRTGQVLRISYTDRDGGSTERDVEPMGFVGKGDSWYLIGWCRLRDGLRAFRGDRIVRAEPLIERAPRRPLRAEDLGIVEGRLRAVGPDSTIS comes from the coding sequence GTGACTCGCACCGACCGGCTCTACGCGCTCGTGGAGGAGCTGCGGGCCGTGGCGCCACGACCTCGAAGTGCTCGGTGGCTCGCCGACCGTTTCGGCGTCAGTTCGCGAACCATCGAACGGGACCTGTCGGCGCTGCAACAGGGCGGCGTGCCGATCTGGGCCGAACCCGGCCGCACGGGCGGATACTGCCTGGACACGACCCATACCCTCGCCCCACTCGGGTTCACGGTCGACGAAGCTCTCGCCGTGATGATCGCCCTCGGTGCGCTGGCGACGAGCCCGTTCCGGGATTCGGCGGCGTCGGCTCTCCGCAAGGTCGTCGCCGTCACGGACGATCACAGGCTGACGGAGACGGCGGAGCTGGCTGCCCGCATCCACCTGCTCGGCGACGAGAAGCCGACCGGAGCGCCACCCGGTCTCGCCGCAGCCCTGCGGACCGGACAGGTTCTGCGGATCTCGTACACCGACCGTGACGGTGGCTCGACCGAGCGGGACGTCGAACCGATGGGGTTCGTCGGCAAGGGCGACAGCTGGTACCTGATCGGATGGTGCCGGCTCAGGGACGGTCTCCGCGCGTTCCGCGGCGACCGGATCGTGCGGGCCGAGCCGCTGATCGAGCGTGCGCCGCGTCGGCCGCTCCGGGCGGAGGATCTCGGCATCGTCGAAGGACGGCTGCGAGCGGTGGGTCCGGACTCGACCATCTCCTGA
- a CDS encoding glycoside hydrolase family 43 protein — protein MARYRNPVLPGCHPDPGVCRFGDEFVLVTSSFEYLPGLPVHVSGDLIGWRQVGHAIERPGQLDLAGLESSRGLFAPSVRVVGDRLVVVCTVVGPDDGSWGGRTGHFAVTATDARGPWSDPVWIDGVGGIDPCLTVDGERLWLTGTQPAASASYPGQTDVWLVELDPATFQPLGSPAVIWGGAMKGAVWAEGPRILSRPGGGWLLLTAEGGTAEDHAVVVAYSDEITGPYLGDPGNPRLTHRDLGRREEFAAVGHADLVQDATGAWWATLLATRPVPGHDGAVREGLLGRETCLVPVEWEDGRPLFAPGVGRVQAEVSTGADVSAPVEHPVAHPLVVEGFGDGVLDLDWNGIGRHPSSFATLVSGGEVRLRGGGEPTSVGERSFLGRRLPAERVDVAVTIRVPAGSGVRGGLLLRVSERALLELSVDGDGVVRCTRVTPGERVVFASGTARDGGAVRLELSVDGLSGRASVDGALFAPVDLAGLAPSPGRDFVGAWVGPVAVGPSSEVVTATSFSLAVRS, from the coding sequence ATGGCCCGCTACCGCAATCCGGTTCTGCCCGGCTGCCACCCCGACCCGGGCGTGTGCCGCTTCGGCGACGAGTTCGTGCTGGTCACCTCGAGTTTCGAATACCTGCCGGGGCTGCCCGTGCACGTCTCCGGCGACCTGATCGGGTGGCGGCAGGTGGGGCACGCGATCGAGCGGCCCGGGCAGCTCGACCTCGCCGGCCTGGAGTCGTCGCGCGGTCTGTTCGCGCCCTCGGTGCGGGTGGTCGGCGACCGTCTCGTGGTGGTCTGCACGGTGGTCGGGCCCGACGACGGGTCGTGGGGCGGGCGTACCGGGCACTTCGCCGTGACGGCGACGGATGCGCGGGGCCCCTGGTCGGATCCGGTCTGGATCGACGGGGTCGGCGGCATCGACCCGTGCCTCACGGTCGACGGGGAACGGCTGTGGCTCACCGGCACGCAGCCCGCGGCGTCCGCGTCCTACCCCGGGCAGACCGACGTCTGGCTCGTGGAGCTCGACCCCGCGACCTTCCAGCCGCTGGGGTCGCCGGCGGTGATCTGGGGCGGGGCGATGAAGGGCGCCGTCTGGGCCGAGGGGCCGCGCATCCTGAGCCGGCCGGGAGGCGGGTGGCTGCTGCTGACCGCCGAGGGCGGCACCGCCGAGGACCACGCGGTCGTCGTGGCGTACAGCGACGAGATCACCGGGCCGTACCTCGGCGACCCGGGCAACCCGCGGCTGACGCACCGCGATCTGGGGCGGCGCGAGGAGTTCGCGGCCGTGGGGCACGCCGATCTGGTTCAGGATGCGACGGGCGCCTGGTGGGCGACGCTGCTCGCGACGCGACCGGTCCCGGGCCACGACGGCGCCGTGCGGGAGGGGCTGCTCGGGCGCGAGACGTGCCTCGTGCCGGTCGAGTGGGAGGACGGACGGCCGCTGTTCGCGCCCGGCGTGGGGCGGGTGCAGGCGGAGGTGTCGACCGGTGCTGACGTCTCTGCGCCGGTAGAGCATCCGGTCGCGCATCCGCTCGTCGTGGAGGGATTCGGGGACGGGGTGCTCGACCTCGACTGGAACGGGATCGGGCGGCATCCGTCGTCGTTCGCGACGCTCGTGTCAGGCGGTGAGGTGCGGCTGCGCGGCGGCGGGGAGCCGACGTCGGTGGGGGAGCGCTCGTTCCTCGGGCGGCGGCTGCCGGCGGAGCGCGTGGACGTCGCGGTGACGATCCGGGTGCCGGCGGGGTCGGGGGTGCGGGGCGGGCTGCTGCTGCGGGTGTCCGAACGGGCGCTGCTGGAGCTGTCGGTCGACGGGGACGGGGTGGTGCGGTGCACCCGGGTGACGCCGGGGGAGCGGGTGGTGTTCGCCTCGGGGACGGCGCGCGATGGCGGGGCCGTGCGCCTGGAGCTCTCGGTGGACGGGCTGAGCGGTCGCGCATCCGTCGACGGGGCCCTGTTCGCCCCGGTCGACCTGGCCGGACTGGCCCCCTCGCCCGGGCGCGATTTTGTGGGAGCGTGGGTCGGGCCGGTCGCGGTGGGGCCGTCGTCGGAGGTCGTCACGGCGACCTCGTTCTCGCTGGCGGTGCGGTCGTGA
- a CDS encoding VOC family protein, whose protein sequence is MELASIRIITHDVDRLARFYEAVTGITATRPAPVFAELRTTTGTVAIASTATVAMLGDHAPKPASNDSIIIEFLVDDVDAEFERLRDVLDDVTLPPTTMPWGNRSTLFRDPDGNLVNLFSRPAT, encoded by the coding sequence ATGGAACTCGCATCGATCCGCATCATCACCCACGACGTCGACCGCCTCGCCCGCTTCTACGAGGCGGTGACCGGGATCACGGCCACGCGGCCGGCTCCCGTGTTCGCAGAACTGCGCACGACCACGGGCACGGTGGCCATCGCGAGCACGGCGACGGTCGCCATGCTCGGCGACCACGCGCCGAAGCCGGCCAGCAACGACTCGATCATCATCGAGTTCCTCGTCGACGACGTCGATGCCGAATTCGAACGCCTCCGCGACGTCCTCGACGATGTCACCCTGCCGCCGACGACCATGCCCTGGGGCAACAGATCCACTCTCTTCCGGGACCCCGACGGCAACCTCGTCAACCTCTTCTCCCGCCCTGCGACCTGA